One genomic region from Prunus persica cultivar Lovell chromosome G3, Prunus_persica_NCBIv2, whole genome shotgun sequence encodes:
- the LOC18766073 gene encoding putative pentatricopeptide repeat-containing protein At1g12700, mitochondrial, with protein sequence MLKMMMRNIAAASFYCSSRRWRGGMPCLHSNSTLVVFDNNYFAFFHSQPSKPIKSTRTQLDQPVRDSPKITNVEDAFNMFDRMLQMHPRPSVVRFNQILGQVTKLKHYSAVISLYNQMGMSRIGHDVYTLTILINCYCHLNQMGFSLSVLGKFFKLGLEPNVFTFNTLINGFLLENRVAEVATLFDKMMRGGNCQPDVVTYGTLVKGFCMRGDNRAAIQLLRKMEEAVCKPDLVVYNTIIDSLCKDTLVDDALNLFSEMMCKGISPNVITYTSLMNGVCKLGEWKEATRLLNEMVSKNIFPDVFTFSVLVDTLCKEGMVVEAEGVVEMMIQRDIDPDTVTYTSLMDGYCLRGEIGKAQNVFELMLSKGSMVNVVCYNTLINGYCKLKKIDEAMMLFLDMSHRGLVANTVTYNTLLDGFGKAGRIQDTQKLFSEMQACGQLPNVRTYSILLDGLCTNRQLSRAMQLFGEMEAKKLDIDIVIYNILIEGLCIAGKIESARDLFCGLSSKGLRPDVRTYTIMINGLCIAGVTSEAEKFLIQMVEKGCSPDGCTYNTIIRGFIHNKQTSRAMVLIRTMVEKGFSADVSTTELIVNLLSKDEVDPALLPLIKKSL encoded by the coding sequence AtgctgaagatgatgatgcgGAATATAGCTGCTGCTTCTTTTTATTGCAGTAGTCGGAGATGGAGAGGAGGTATGCCTTGTCTTCACTCTAACTCCACTCTTGTTGTTTTCGACAACAATTACTTTGCTTTCTTTCACTCTCAACCTTCGAAACCAATCAAATCTACAAGAACCCAACTAGACCAGCCAGTGAGAGACTCACCCAAAATCACAAATGTTGAGGATGCTTTCAATATGTTTGATAGAATGCTCCAAATGCATCCTCGGCCTTCAGTTGTTCGTTTCAATCAAATATTGGGTCAAGTtacaaaattgaaacattaCTCGGCCGTCATCTCGTTGTATAACCAAATGGGTATGTCGAGAATTGGACATGATGTTTATACCCTAACCATTCTCATAAATTGTTATTGTCATCTAAACCAAATGGGGTTTAGTTTATCTGTATTGGGAAAATTCTTCAAACTTGGTCTTGAACCAAATGTCTTTACCTTCAACACTCTGATCAACGGCTTTCTTCTTGAGAATAGAGTGGCGGAGGTGGCAACCCTTTTCGACAAGATGATGAGGGGAGGTAATTGTCAGCCTGATGTGGTTACTTATGGCACACTAGTAAAGGGCTTTTGCATGAGGGGTGACAACCGTGCAGCTATTCAATTGCTTAGGAAGATGGAGGAAGCGGTTTGCAAGCCTGACCTAGTAGTCTATAACACAATCATCGACAGTCTTTGTAAGGATACACTAGTTGATGATGCATTAAACCTCTTCTCAGAAATGATGTGCAAGGGTATTTCCCCAAATGTCATTACCTATACATCCTTGATGAATGGAGTTTGCAAATTAGGCGAGTGGAAAGAAGCTACAAGGTTGTTGAATGAAATGGTGAGTAAAAATATCTTTCCAGATGTGTTCACGTTCAGCGTCTTGGTAGACACACTTTGTAAGGAGGGAATGGTTGTGGAAGCAGAAGGCGTGGTTGAGATGATGATTCAAAGAGATATTGATCCTGATACAGTTACGTACACTTCACTCATGGATGGTTACTGTTTGCGAGGAGAAATAGGCAAGGCACAAAATGTTTTTGAACTAATGCTTAGCAAGGGCTCGATGGTTAATGTTGTTTGTTACAACACGTTGATAAATGGATATTGTAAGcttaaaaaaatagatgagGCCATGATGCTTTTTCTGGATATGTCTCATAGGGGACTAGTTGCAAATACCGTTACCTATAACACTCTTCTGGATGGTTTTGGCAAAGCAGGTAGAATACAGGATACACAAAAGTTGTTCTCTGAGATGCAAGCTTGTGGCCAACTTCCAAATGTTCGAACTTATTCTATTTTACTGGATGGCCTGTGTACAAACCGACAACTTTCTAGGGCAATGCAATTGTTTGGAGAGATGGAAGCGAAGAAGTTGgatattgatattgtgatTTACAATATTCTTATTGAAGGTTTGTGCATAGCTGGAAAAATTGAATCTGCAAGGGATCTCTTTTGTGGTTTATCATCAAAAGGACTTCGACCTGATGTGAGGACATACACTATAATGATTAATGGACTCTGTATTGCGGGCGTAACAAGTGAAGCAGAAAAGTTTCTTATCCAAATGGTAGAGAAAGGCTGTTCTCCTGATGGTTGCACCTATAACACAATTATCCGAGGGTTCATCCATAATAAACAGACATCAAGGGCGATGGTACTTATTCGAACAATGGTAGAGAAGGGTTTTTCTGCAGATGTATCAACAACGGAGTTGATAGTTAATTTACTGTCGAAGGATGAAGTAGATCCTGCTTTGTTGCCTTTGATAAAAAAATCACTGTGA